In one Moritella sp. 5 genomic region, the following are encoded:
- a CDS encoding RraA family protein, translating into MKQDFSKLATTEYGNILTNDHFIDYNIGPLWQGMPRICGEAFTVQLASGDNLMLHSAIYEAPEGSIIVVDGVDSEYAVAGGNVCAVANNRGIKGFIIDGVIRDLGEISDMKFPVFAKGVYPVPGKKKVYTELCVSITCGGAKVSTGDVIVADEEGIVVIPKARREEVFLLASKKACEEASLTLSEWEANHRAKIVQAISSAKQKA; encoded by the coding sequence ATGAAGCAAGATTTTTCTAAATTGGCGACAACCGAGTACGGAAACATACTAACTAATGACCACTTTATTGATTACAACATCGGCCCTCTTTGGCAGGGTATGCCGCGAATCTGCGGAGAGGCATTCACGGTTCAATTAGCTTCAGGTGATAATTTAATGCTTCATTCTGCAATATACGAAGCACCTGAAGGCTCCATAATCGTTGTGGACGGCGTTGATAGCGAGTATGCAGTCGCGGGCGGTAACGTATGCGCAGTCGCTAATAATCGAGGGATAAAAGGCTTCATTATTGATGGTGTAATTCGGGACTTGGGTGAAATTTCAGATATGAAATTTCCAGTTTTTGCGAAAGGTGTTTACCCTGTACCAGGTAAGAAGAAGGTCTATACTGAGTTGTGTGTTTCAATTACTTGTGGGGGAGCAAAGGTTTCTACGGGAGACGTAATTGTTGCAGATGAAGAGGGTATTGTGGTTATCCCTAAAGCAAGAAGAGAGGAAGTATTTTTATTAGCCTCAAAGAAAGCATGTGAAGAAGCTTCATTAACGCTATCTGAGTGGGAAGCGAACCATAGAGCTAAAATAGTTCAAGCAATAAGTTCTGCGAAACAAAAAGCCTAA
- a CDS encoding DUF2199 domain-containing protein, whose translation MTQELIKCPCCDKMVPANDMELSYRMPDAIACMNQEDIDEQCKYTNDYVVCNDEYFYIRCIISLPVKDSGRDYAIGAWAQVSSNSFNRIWELWDESDQSNEPRMGGLLANNIHLNTNSEDSEVEVQLTGATSRPLISIKDPECSLYKEQQCGITIHRASEYSDLCR comes from the coding sequence ATGACACAAGAATTAATAAAATGTCCTTGCTGCGATAAAATGGTTCCGGCCAACGATATGGAACTATCTTATCGTATGCCTGATGCTATCGCTTGCATGAATCAGGAAGATATTGATGAGCAGTGTAAATACACCAACGATTACGTTGTGTGCAATGACGAGTACTTCTACATAAGGTGTATTATTTCTCTGCCTGTCAAAGACTCAGGAAGGGATTACGCAATAGGAGCATGGGCACAAGTGTCCTCAAATAGCTTTAATCGAATCTGGGAGCTTTGGGATGAAAGTGATCAATCGAATGAGCCGCGAATGGGTGGGTTGCTGGCAAACAACATTCATCTTAATACCAACTCTGAAGACTCCGAGGTTGAAGTGCAGCTTACTGGAGCTACCTCAAGGCCATTAATTTCAATTAAAGATCCCGAGTGCTCATTATATAAAGAACAACAGTGCGGCATTACAATACATCGTGCTAGTGAGTATTCTGACCTATGTCGCTAA
- a CDS encoding DUF4440 domain-containing protein produces the protein MTKEKEDFQKLCDSSIELFNAGDYEGVANLYKKETQFLAPNFSRITTREGVSNFWKNTFNAGYRFQKVETIEVRVGGELAYWLFNWVMTNPDKNGKTITQTGKNILVWENVGSEWLICLDSWNSPA, from the coding sequence ATGACTAAAGAAAAAGAAGATTTTCAGAAATTATGTGATAGTTCTATAGAGTTATTCAATGCCGGAGATTATGAAGGCGTAGCTAATCTGTATAAAAAAGAAACACAATTTTTAGCGCCTAATTTCAGTAGAATTACTACTCGAGAAGGTGTAAGTAACTTCTGGAAAAATACGTTTAATGCTGGCTATCGGTTTCAGAAAGTAGAAACGATAGAGGTACGGGTAGGTGGAGAGCTAGCGTATTGGCTGTTTAACTGGGTGATGACAAACCCAGATAAAAACGGAAAAACGATCACTCAAACTGGAAAAAATATATTGGTCTGGGAAAACGTTGGGTCAGAATGGCTAATTTGTTTAGATAGCTGGAATTCCCCAGCTTAA
- a CDS encoding IS110 family transposase — MSKHNIVFIGMDTHKSFIEVAYIEDVRGVKPIHLGKNPSTKQSVTKLVRRFESKYPHATLHFVYEAGPCGYWIYRLITSLGHCCYVIAPSLIPKKPGDKIKTDKRDAMNLAKLLKSEDLTAIYVPEPEDEAVRDLSRARETAMKDLKDGKYQLKALLLRNNVTAKVKDNWSKQHLRWLTELILPHPAQQIVLQEYIQTITERMNRLKRLDNELEHHVKNWRYYPVVKAIQAMRGVRLLVATGVVAELGDLTRFDHPRKLMSYLGLVPSEHSSGGSRKIGSITKCGNSRARRLLVEGAHTYRFAANISTELQLRQEDLGKTIVDIAWKAQLRLCRRYQTMLRRGKHYNVIVTAIAREMIAYIWAISREIVLTPVEPKLRLSRVPA, encoded by the coding sequence ATGAGTAAACATAACATAGTTTTTATTGGCATGGACACACACAAATCATTTATTGAGGTCGCTTATATTGAAGATGTGCGGGGCGTCAAACCTATTCACCTAGGTAAGAATCCATCAACTAAACAATCAGTTACAAAATTGGTGCGTCGGTTCGAATCAAAATACCCACATGCAACCCTACACTTCGTTTATGAAGCCGGTCCTTGTGGTTATTGGATCTACCGTTTGATCACATCACTCGGCCATTGTTGTTATGTCATCGCGCCTTCGCTTATCCCCAAGAAACCAGGCGATAAAATAAAAACCGACAAGCGTGATGCAATGAACCTCGCTAAATTGCTTAAATCAGAAGACTTAACCGCTATTTACGTGCCCGAGCCTGAAGATGAAGCGGTACGAGATTTATCTCGTGCCAGAGAAACTGCAATGAAAGATCTTAAAGATGGTAAATATCAACTTAAAGCCTTGCTGCTGCGAAATAATGTTACAGCAAAAGTGAAAGACAATTGGTCAAAACAACATTTACGCTGGTTAACCGAATTGATCTTGCCGCACCCTGCTCAACAGATTGTTTTGCAGGAATACATACAAACAATAACTGAGCGTATGAATCGATTAAAACGGCTCGATAATGAACTTGAGCATCATGTGAAAAACTGGCGCTATTACCCCGTGGTAAAAGCGATCCAAGCGATGCGAGGTGTACGCTTACTTGTAGCAACTGGTGTTGTAGCAGAGCTCGGGGATCTAACCCGTTTCGACCATCCAAGAAAGCTCATGAGTTATCTTGGACTTGTCCCCAGTGAGCACAGCAGCGGTGGCAGCCGTAAGATTGGTTCTATTACCAAATGTGGTAATAGTCGAGCAAGACGCTTACTTGTTGAAGGAGCACACACCTATCGTTTTGCCGCAAACATCTCCACAGAACTGCAACTTAGACAGGAAGACCTAGGTAAAACCATTGTAGATATCGCATGGAAAGCACAGCTTAGGCTGTGCCGCAGATATCAAACCATGTTACGTCGAGGCAAACACTATAACGTGATTGTCACGGCAATAGCGCGAGAAATGATTGCCTATATCTGGGCGATATCGCGTGAAATAGTGCTGACACCCGTAGAGCCAAAATTACGGCTATCGAGAGTGCCTGCATGA
- a CDS encoding alpha/beta fold hydrolase produces the protein MKEFKVKSCDAILRYHDLPGSEVPIIFIHGIGCASSFDYPQVVSSNWLLPHRRILVDLLGSGFSDKPEQFDYSIRSHATYLEEFIKYLGLDRFVIFGHSMGGAVSVVLAEKVQDQLQALVLSEANLDSGGGFFSKKIASYTELEYKNNGHDQIVQESISNLNTQWAASLIVNSSVATHRQALSLIEGQNPSWRDMFYSLDTNRTYIFGSKSLPDPDSTELNEHEVTISVVSDAGHSMAWENADGLAEAIKNAIPTT, from the coding sequence ATGAAAGAGTTTAAGGTAAAAAGTTGCGACGCAATTCTTAGATACCACGACCTTCCCGGTTCGGAAGTTCCAATTATTTTTATACATGGGATTGGTTGTGCATCCTCGTTTGATTACCCACAAGTAGTGTCGAGTAATTGGTTGCTTCCTCACAGGCGAATTCTTGTTGATTTACTAGGTTCGGGGTTTAGTGATAAACCGGAGCAATTTGATTACTCTATACGTAGCCACGCGACTTATCTTGAAGAATTTATTAAATACTTGGGTTTGGATAGATTTGTAATATTCGGTCACAGTATGGGTGGGGCAGTATCAGTTGTGTTGGCTGAGAAAGTTCAAGATCAGCTACAAGCACTGGTGTTGAGTGAGGCTAACCTCGATAGCGGAGGCGGATTTTTTAGCAAAAAAATTGCTAGCTATACCGAACTTGAATATAAAAACAACGGACATGACCAGATAGTGCAGGAGAGTATAAGTAATCTGAATACTCAATGGGCTGCCAGCTTGATCGTGAACTCATCGGTTGCTACGCACAGGCAAGCCTTATCGTTGATCGAAGGACAGAATCCAAGTTGGCGTGATATGTTTTACTCTCTGGACACAAACAGAACGTACATATTTGGTAGTAAATCTTTGCCTGATCCCGACTCTACAGAGTTGAATGAGCATGAGGTAACGATTAGCGTTGTTTCCGATGCTGGGCATTCGATGGCGTGGGAAAACGCAGATGGACTAGCAGAAGCGATAAAGAACGCGATACCAACAACCTAA
- a CDS encoding nucleotidyltransferase family protein, whose translation MELKLQLQLQQLIKSVPELMETAEACRDVGLPNFYIAGGAITQLIWNSLGEKELLDKVKDFDIVYFDESNAVSEELFELSITKRIRHSVEVDLKNQATMHERYLQRFGCSIAAYVSVEQGIESWLPAFAIGFTLDSYGDLAIYAPYGLEDAFDMLVKPNKRAMTEACYNKMTTGYKARWPKVKVYPWG comes from the coding sequence ATGGAACTAAAACTACAACTACAACTACAACAATTAATCAAGTCGGTTCCTGAGTTGATGGAAACAGCTGAGGCGTGCAGGGATGTTGGTTTACCTAATTTCTACATTGCTGGCGGAGCGATAACTCAATTAATTTGGAACAGCTTGGGTGAAAAAGAGTTGCTCGATAAAGTTAAAGATTTTGACATTGTTTATTTTGATGAGAGCAATGCTGTTTCAGAAGAGTTGTTCGAACTAAGCATTACTAAACGTATACGGCATAGCGTTGAAGTGGATCTTAAGAATCAAGCGACAATGCATGAGCGTTACCTCCAAAGGTTTGGTTGTTCAATCGCAGCATATGTTAGTGTGGAGCAAGGTATTGAGTCTTGGTTACCTGCGTTTGCTATAGGCTTTACTCTCGATTCTTATGGAGACCTAGCTATCTATGCTCCTTATGGTTTAGAAGATGCTTTCGATATGTTAGTTAAACCTAATAAGCGAGCAATGACAGAGGCCTGCTACAACAAAATGACCACTGGCTATAAGGCTCGCTGGCCGAAAGTAAAGGTGTACCCATGGGGTTAA
- a CDS encoding MAPEG family protein yields MALSDKQLGVFKGMAFAMTVSVLTIILATYLDPFSYTLIVNAQGRIEILGLSVILPTLCLVASIGRLAKFRFFSPDDIDGSALTKGSENASLLQSLLQNTVEQLVIAISVYTAWCFLMPVSWLSAIPLCSVLFALGRILFFKGYKSGAASRAFGFALTFYSTVVLLLVLIIYQVCVVVS; encoded by the coding sequence TTGGCACTTTCAGATAAACAATTAGGCGTATTCAAAGGTATGGCTTTTGCCATGACCGTCTCTGTACTTACTATCATTCTCGCTACCTATTTAGACCCTTTTTCATATACGCTGATCGTGAATGCACAAGGTAGAATTGAGATTCTTGGGCTATCAGTCATTCTACCTACTCTGTGTTTAGTTGCTTCTATTGGCCGCTTGGCTAAGTTTCGTTTTTTTAGCCCTGACGATATTGACGGTAGTGCTTTAACTAAAGGTAGTGAAAATGCATCATTACTACAAAGCTTGCTTCAAAACACAGTAGAGCAGTTGGTTATTGCAATTTCTGTATATACCGCATGGTGTTTTTTAATGCCCGTTTCTTGGCTATCAGCTATACCTCTTTGTTCAGTTCTTTTTGCTTTGGGTCGTATTTTATTCTTTAAAGGCTACAAAAGTGGAGCTGCATCTAGAGCCTTTGGTTTTGCACTAACATTTTATTCAACCGTTGTGTTACTTCTGGTTTTGATTATTTATCAGGTATGTGTAGTTGTAAGCTAA